A genome region from Patagioenas fasciata isolate bPatFas1 chromosome 31, bPatFas1.hap1, whole genome shotgun sequence includes the following:
- the LOC139825931 gene encoding uncharacterized protein isoform X1, translating to MAAAVPYKMAAPGGQRKRRCRTKWRHPVGGAEAAVPYKMAAPWGGGNRPSRGSGCAVQNGAARRGSGATTSFVTSGGGHGGAEGAAAGHGLSPGSSGFGPLRDLPDWSFVDGRPAPLWKGQQRRLRENEELARRAVGLIGALDAAASRGRPTGVPAPQLRPKGSQRPPGRSGTDQ from the exons ATGGCGGCGGCCGTGCCGTACAAGATGGCGGCGCCAGGGGGACAGCGAAAGCGTCGGTGCCGTACAAAATGGCGGCATCCGGTTGGGGGGGCGGAAGCGGCCGTTCCGTACAAAATGGCTGCGCCCTGGGGCGGTGGGAACCGGCCCAGTAGAGGAAGCGGTTGCGCCGTACAAAATGGCGCCGCCCGCCGCGGAAGTGGCGCCACCACATCTTTCGTCACTTCCGGCGGCGGCCATGGCGGCGCGGAGGGTGCTGCGGCTGG acACGGCCTCTCCCCGGGCTCCTCGGGTTTCGGGCCCCTCCGTGACCTCCCGGATTGGTCCTTTGTGG aCGGTCGCCCCGCCCCCCTCTGGAAGGGGCAGCAGCGGCGGCTGCGGGAGAACGAGGAGCTGGCG CGCCGCGCCGTGGGGCTGATCGGGGCTCTGGACGCCGCCGCCTCCAGGGGGCGCCCCACGGGGGTCCCGGCCCCACAACTGCGCCCCAAGGGCTCCCAGCGCCCCCCGGGACGGAGCGGGACCGACCAGTGA
- the LOC139825931 gene encoding large ribosomal subunit protein mL52-like isoform X2: MAPPAAEVAPPHLSSLPAAAMAARRVLRLAERHVRNLRPLPRPPQRIGQWRVEHGLSPGSSGFGPLRDLPDWSFVDGRPAPLWKGQQRRLRENEELARRAVGLIGALDAAASRGRPTGVPAPQLRPKGSQRPPGRSGTDQ, from the exons ATGGCGCCGCCCGCCGCGGAAGTGGCGCCACCACATCTTTCGTCACTTCCGGCGGCGGCCATGGCGGCGCGGAGGGTGCTGCGGCTGG ctGAACGTCACGTCCGGAACCTGcggcccctcccccgccccccccagcgcATCGGCCAATGGCGAGTGGA acACGGCCTCTCCCCGGGCTCCTCGGGTTTCGGGCCCCTCCGTGACCTCCCGGATTGGTCCTTTGTGG aCGGTCGCCCCGCCCCCCTCTGGAAGGGGCAGCAGCGGCGGCTGCGGGAGAACGAGGAGCTGGCG CGCCGCGCCGTGGGGCTGATCGGGGCTCTGGACGCCGCCGCCTCCAGGGGGCGCCCCACGGGGGTCCCGGCCCCACAACTGCGCCCCAAGGGCTCCCAGCGCCCCCCGGGACGGAGCGGGACCGACCAGTGA